One window of Streptomyces sp. NBC_00273 genomic DNA carries:
- a CDS encoding winged helix-turn-helix transcriptional regulator, which translates to MSVGHTGITTPEPLPEPLLSCDDDCGIRDVLDRLGDKWSVLVVVELGAGMRRFKELQRAVDGISQRMLTLTVRRLERDGLVTRTVHATVPPQVEYELTDLGRSLTLLVKGLADWSLAHRARIEAARREWDAKADMPS; encoded by the coding sequence ATGTCAGTAGGGCACACCGGGATAACCACCCCCGAGCCCCTGCCCGAGCCGCTGTTGAGCTGCGACGACGACTGCGGCATCCGCGACGTCCTCGACCGGCTCGGCGACAAGTGGTCCGTCCTCGTCGTGGTGGAACTCGGCGCCGGCATGCGCCGGTTCAAGGAGCTCCAGCGCGCGGTCGACGGCATCTCGCAGCGGATGCTCACCCTCACCGTCCGCCGGCTGGAGCGCGACGGCCTGGTCACCCGGACCGTGCACGCCACCGTGCCGCCCCAGGTCGAGTACGAGCTGACCGACCTGGGCCGCAGCCTGACCCTCCTGGTCAAGGGCCTCGCGGACTGGTCGCTGGCCCACCGCGCACGGATCGAGGCCGCCCGCCGGGAATGGGACGCGAAGGCGGACATGCCAAGCTGA
- a CDS encoding NAD(P)H-binding protein, with amino-acid sequence MLLITGTSGGLGSLIARRLADHPDSTDRPGVRFGTRAPDGPGQVRVDFDDPDSLDFTGVDTLLLISAGYGEDDQVIARHGAAVSAAERDGVRHVVYTSLTGAGDHLPYALAHRWTERRLRGSGLAWTVLRNGLYAELLAALAAPGPDGVITAPLGAGRLAAVAREDLAEVAVRVALAPDAHAGQVYELVGDRPLGGTDLAAAVGARYAPGSLARARSALSGPDAAAFQPPMLVATYSAVAAGFLDAPDDGTLPRLLGRPPHPALEVYARTAAPSGPADPSPAHPSAAHPSPAHPSPAGV; translated from the coding sequence ATGCTTTTGATCACCGGCACCTCCGGCGGACTCGGCTCGCTGATCGCGCGCCGGCTGGCGGACCACCCCGACAGCACGGACCGGCCGGGCGTCCGGTTCGGCACCCGCGCCCCGGACGGCCCCGGTCAGGTCCGGGTGGACTTCGACGACCCGGACTCCCTCGACTTCACCGGGGTGGACACCCTGCTGCTCATCTCGGCCGGTTACGGCGAGGACGACCAGGTCATCGCACGGCACGGGGCCGCCGTCTCGGCCGCCGAGCGGGACGGCGTGCGGCACGTCGTCTACACCAGCCTCACCGGGGCGGGCGACCACCTGCCGTACGCGCTGGCGCACCGCTGGACGGAGCGCCGCCTGCGCGGCTCCGGCCTGGCCTGGACCGTCCTGCGCAACGGCCTGTACGCGGAGCTGCTGGCCGCGCTCGCCGCGCCGGGGCCCGACGGGGTGATCACCGCCCCGCTGGGCGCGGGCCGGCTGGCGGCGGTCGCGCGGGAGGACCTGGCGGAGGTGGCGGTCCGGGTGGCCCTGGCACCCGACGCGCACGCCGGGCAGGTCTACGAACTGGTCGGCGACCGCCCGCTGGGCGGAACGGACCTCGCCGCGGCGGTGGGCGCCCGCTACGCCCCGGGCTCCCTGGCCCGGGCCCGCAGCGCCCTCTCCGGCCCGGACGCGGCGGCCTTCCAGCCCCCGATGCTGGTGGCCACGTACTCGGCCGTCGCCGCGGGCTTCCTCGACGCCCCGGACGACGGCACCCTGCCCCGCCTCCTGGGCCGCCCGCCGCACCCGGCCCTGGAGGTGTACGCGCGCACGGCCGCCCCTTCCGGCCCGGCCGATCCCAGCCCGGCCCATCCCAGCGCCGCCCATCCCAGCCCGGCCCATCCCAGCCCCGCCGGCGTTTGA
- a CDS encoding DUF2786 domain-containing protein: MGREGGHAKLRGVRDLAETVDRAFAAALYAQDDAGLDTGASLLVADQGGWPAVGRELLARGEAYVRQGWERGWQPADVLRLVRRDLDERHLRITGDLIAAEARRYARLPARWGAAEVWWTGDEEYADRLAQRERTDRFTLATAFLEVLRLLIRLPSIEPVGPLPGDPADALAEHAHIEPRMLGRIRALLAKAEATNFPDEAEALSAKAQELMARHTVDEALLAASGKGPAQVPGACRIGVEPPYEEAKAVLLDAVATANRCRAVWNSGFEFSTVVGFESDLEAVELLYTSLLVQGTAAMTRAEAAQRSGGRKRTKTFRQSFLLAYASRLGHRLAETAEHAATEAPDNLPALVARDVAVTSRAEEMFPRTTTTRLRGATDHAGWEDGTAAADRAHMGGRQKPLPR; this comes from the coding sequence ATGGGACGCGAAGGCGGACATGCCAAGCTGAGGGGTGTGAGAGACCTTGCCGAGACCGTCGACCGAGCCTTCGCCGCCGCCCTCTACGCCCAGGACGACGCCGGGCTGGACACCGGCGCCTCGCTGCTCGTCGCGGACCAGGGGGGCTGGCCCGCGGTCGGGCGGGAGCTGCTGGCGCGCGGGGAGGCGTACGTACGCCAGGGCTGGGAGCGGGGCTGGCAGCCGGCCGACGTGCTGCGGCTGGTCCGCCGGGACCTCGACGAGCGGCACCTGAGGATCACCGGGGACCTGATCGCCGCCGAGGCGCGCCGCTACGCCCGGCTCCCGGCGCGCTGGGGCGCCGCCGAGGTGTGGTGGACGGGTGACGAGGAGTACGCCGACCGGCTCGCGCAGCGGGAACGGACCGACCGGTTCACGCTGGCCACCGCCTTCCTTGAGGTGCTGCGGCTGCTGATCCGGCTGCCCTCGATAGAACCGGTGGGTCCGCTGCCCGGTGACCCGGCCGACGCGCTCGCCGAGCACGCCCACATCGAGCCGCGCATGCTGGGCCGGATCCGGGCCCTGCTCGCCAAGGCCGAGGCGACGAACTTCCCGGACGAGGCGGAGGCGCTCAGTGCCAAGGCCCAGGAGCTGATGGCCCGGCACACCGTGGACGAGGCGCTGCTGGCGGCGAGCGGCAAGGGCCCGGCCCAGGTGCCCGGCGCCTGCAGGATCGGTGTCGAGCCGCCGTACGAGGAGGCGAAGGCGGTGCTGCTCGACGCGGTGGCCACCGCCAACCGCTGCCGGGCGGTGTGGAACAGCGGCTTCGAGTTCTCCACGGTGGTCGGCTTCGAGAGCGACCTGGAGGCGGTGGAGCTGCTCTACACCTCGCTGCTCGTGCAGGGCACGGCGGCGATGACCCGCGCGGAGGCCGCGCAGCGCTCCGGCGGGCGCAAGCGGACGAAGACGTTCCGACAGTCCTTCCTGCTCGCCTATGCCAGCCGGCTCGGCCACCGGCTCGCCGAGACCGCCGAGCACGCGGCGACGGAGGCCCCCGACAACCTGCCGGCCCTGGTGGCCCGCGACGTGGCGGTCACCTCGCGGGCGGAGGAGATGTTCCCCCGGACCACCACGACCCGGCTGCGCGGCGCCACCGACCACGCGGGCTGGGAGGACGGCACGGCCGCCGCCGACCGCGCCCACATGGGCGGCAGGCAGAAGCCGCTGCCCCGCTAG
- a CDS encoding DUF397 domain-containing protein, whose amino-acid sequence MDHAYNGMAAAELATLFELTWQKSRHSNSQGSCVEFARLPGGDVAMRNSRFPDGPALVYTPAEIEALLLGVKDGEFDHLIN is encoded by the coding sequence GTGGACCACGCGTACAACGGGATGGCAGCTGCAGAACTCGCTACCTTGTTTGAGCTGACGTGGCAGAAGAGCAGACACAGCAACTCGCAGGGTTCCTGCGTGGAGTTCGCACGGCTGCCGGGAGGCGATGTCGCCATGCGCAATTCGCGCTTTCCCGACGGACCGGCGCTCGTCTACACGCCGGCCGAGATCGAGGCCCTGCTCCTGGGCGTCAAGGACGGCGAGTTCGATCACCTGATCAACTGA
- a CDS encoding ATP-binding protein, translating into MGTNGSTMLEPLRQGLPPVDPTAVSGSASCALPARYDAVRGARSFCRSTLSQWGLDDRFDDVALVVSELVTNALRHALPEDARGADAEPEPPVRLHLMRWSTRLVCAVRDPSEDRPGGAFSPERTEENFDLESGRGLFLVDSYSDSWGWHPLAGRLTGKVVWALFLLQD; encoded by the coding sequence ATGGGGACGAATGGATCGACCATGCTCGAGCCGTTACGGCAGGGGCTGCCCCCGGTCGACCCCACGGCTGTCTCCGGGTCCGCCTCCTGCGCTCTGCCCGCCCGTTACGACGCGGTGCGCGGAGCCCGCTCCTTCTGTCGTTCGACCCTGTCCCAGTGGGGTCTCGACGACCGCTTCGACGACGTGGCCCTGGTCGTCTCCGAGCTCGTCACCAACGCGCTGCGCCATGCCCTGCCCGAGGACGCGCGGGGGGCCGACGCCGAGCCGGAGCCGCCCGTAAGGCTGCACCTGATGCGGTGGAGCACGCGGCTGGTGTGCGCGGTGCGGGACCCCAGCGAGGACCGGCCCGGAGGGGCGTTCTCGCCGGAGCGCACCGAGGAGAACTTCGACCTGGAGTCCGGGCGCGGGCTGTTCCTGGTGGACTCGTACAGCGACAGCTGGGGCTGGCACCCGCTCGCGGGCCGGCTGACCGGCAAGGTGGTCTGGGCGCTCTTCCTGCTCCAGGACTGA
- a CDS encoding outer membrane protein assembly factor BamB family protein: MTGRTSGPWPEPDEQRPAGFGPPPAPFAPPAPPALPAPPAPPAPFAPSAPRSGRRRRLPRPVAAVGAALALLAALLLIGGGAYRLTVRGGPAQPLAGPSGSPSIDQGDGKGPGGGPDAYDPNAGIRAGEARVWVRDNQAEVAGSGVSQYGPWRVGDTVVSAIPSGFTGYAAADGKEKWKLPLQTPLCGVPPAPSAQGKIVVGVKESTSEGSPCTHLQQIDLATGRAGWKVPLPPENKFDTTTQFELAISGDTVVVARAAVMSGFSVTDGHKLFGTSSPNGCYPSAVAGGSRLIGIRHCPDPNDVRAPGQAVVEELDPATGAARWSYKYAPDWTVGRVLSIDPLVIAAHHKDKKTWNLTAFAADGTVRSQSTPAFGVSGRCNGFGNASGFQECYAVAADADSLYIGAGKPGTTLDTEVTDQVVAVDLNTGKERWRTAEQPKGRTVWPLAVEEGRVLTYVTPGNGEAGAVVSLAATDGAAQPALQSPAAARGAQGVFYPHGVRIAWAGGRLFLLNGRVNSPEPRKASRAILSFGK, translated from the coding sequence ATGACCGGTCGTACCTCCGGCCCATGGCCGGAACCCGACGAGCAGCGACCCGCCGGCTTCGGCCCGCCGCCCGCACCCTTCGCACCGCCAGCACCGCCAGCACTGCCGGCACCGCCCGCACCGCCGGCGCCCTTCGCGCCGAGCGCCCCGCGATCCGGCCGCCGGCGGCGGCTGCCCCGGCCCGTGGCCGCCGTCGGCGCCGCCCTGGCGCTGCTCGCCGCCCTGCTCCTCATCGGCGGCGGCGCCTACCGCCTCACGGTCCGCGGCGGACCCGCGCAGCCCCTGGCCGGGCCCTCCGGTTCGCCCTCGATCGACCAGGGCGACGGCAAGGGCCCTGGTGGGGGACCCGACGCCTACGACCCCAACGCCGGCATCCGGGCGGGCGAGGCCCGGGTCTGGGTGCGCGACAACCAGGCCGAGGTGGCCGGCTCGGGCGTCTCGCAGTACGGCCCCTGGCGCGTGGGCGACACCGTGGTCAGCGCGATCCCGAGCGGTTTCACCGGCTACGCGGCGGCCGACGGCAAGGAGAAGTGGAAGCTCCCGCTCCAGACCCCGCTGTGCGGGGTCCCGCCGGCCCCGTCCGCGCAGGGCAAGATCGTCGTGGGGGTGAAGGAGAGCACGTCGGAGGGCTCGCCCTGCACGCACCTCCAGCAGATCGACCTCGCCACGGGGCGGGCGGGCTGGAAGGTTCCGCTGCCGCCGGAGAACAAGTTCGACACCACGACGCAGTTCGAGCTGGCGATCAGCGGTGACACCGTGGTCGTCGCCCGGGCGGCCGTCATGAGCGGCTTCTCGGTCACCGACGGCCACAAGCTCTTCGGCACGTCGAGCCCGAACGGCTGCTACCCGTCCGCCGTCGCCGGGGGCTCGCGGCTGATCGGCATCCGCCACTGCCCCGACCCGAACGACGTCCGCGCACCCGGACAGGCGGTGGTCGAGGAGCTGGATCCGGCCACCGGCGCCGCGCGGTGGAGCTACAAGTACGCCCCGGACTGGACGGTCGGCCGGGTGCTCTCCATCGACCCGTTGGTGATCGCCGCACACCACAAGGACAAGAAGACCTGGAACCTCACGGCGTTCGCCGCCGACGGCACGGTCCGCTCGCAGAGCACCCCGGCTTTCGGGGTCAGCGGCCGGTGCAACGGATTCGGCAACGCGAGCGGCTTCCAGGAGTGCTACGCCGTCGCCGCCGACGCCGACTCCCTCTACATCGGCGCGGGCAAGCCCGGCACCACCCTCGACACCGAGGTCACCGACCAGGTCGTCGCCGTCGACCTGAACACCGGCAAGGAGCGGTGGCGCACCGCCGAGCAGCCCAAGGGGCGCACCGTGTGGCCGCTGGCCGTCGAGGAAGGCCGGGTCCTCACGTACGTCACGCCCGGCAACGGCGAAGCGGGGGCGGTCGTCTCCCTCGCCGCGACCGACGGGGCCGCGCAACCGGCCTTGCAGAGCCCGGCCGCGGCCCGCGGCGCCCAGGGCGTCTTCTACCCCCACGGCGTCCGCATCGCGTGGGCGGGCGGACGGCTGTTCCTGCTCAACGGCCGGGTCAACAGCCCGGAGCCGCGCAAGGCGAGCCGCGCGATCCTGTCCTTCGGCAAGTAG
- the tatA gene encoding Sec-independent protein translocase subunit TatA, which yields MFRNAVQPWHLLVLLVVCLLVFGSKKLPDMARSLGRSMRILKSEAHALRSEDSRTDAGTGTP from the coding sequence GTGTTCCGCAACGCCGTCCAGCCCTGGCACCTGCTCGTGCTCCTGGTGGTCTGCCTGCTGGTGTTCGGTTCCAAGAAGCTCCCCGACATGGCCCGCTCGCTGGGCCGGTCGATGCGCATCCTGAAGTCGGAGGCGCACGCCCTGCGCTCGGAGGACTCCCGTACGGACGCGGGTACGGGTACTCCCTAG
- a CDS encoding bifunctional 3'-5' exonuclease/DNA polymerase has translation MSDRTPRWALAEDGDGWWHAAPVPPTDGVRLRVRDPAEAIRSAPPGTRWVWRSTAAVYPRLLAAGARVERCHDIEDAELLLLGHEGRFGEPRSAAAAWARLTDAPVPPDPRPRAAEPRAQDSLFDPQPAPVPLDALLAVHADQAERLDATAHPDRMRLLTAAESAAFLIAAEMNRVGLPWRADVHRALLTELLGERYAGGGEPRRLAELADRVSAAFGRRVRPDLPADVIKAFAGAGIKLKSTRRWEIQELDHPAVEPLIEYKKLYRIYTAHGWAWLADWVRDGRFRPEFIPGGTLTGRWVTNGGGALQIPKVIRRAVVADPGWRLVVADADQMEPRVLAAISRDPAFMEVAGEASDLYTAVSRQGFSGDREKAKLAVLGAVYGQTSGDGLKNLAALRRRFPRAVAYVDDAAKAGEEGRLVRTWLGRTCPPPAGSGDGDEAGDGGVDPGEGYGEGGAVTPQDRDDGWTPSYASTNTRARGRFTRNFVVQGSAADWALLLLAALRQATAGMRAELVFFQHDEVIVHCPAEEAGAVVEAIRAAGERAGRIAFGDTPVRFPFTTAVVECYADAK, from the coding sequence ATGAGCGACCGCACTCCCCGGTGGGCCCTCGCCGAGGACGGCGACGGGTGGTGGCACGCCGCGCCCGTACCCCCCACGGACGGCGTCCGGCTCCGCGTCCGCGACCCCGCCGAGGCGATCCGCTCCGCCCCGCCCGGCACCCGCTGGGTCTGGCGGTCCACCGCGGCCGTGTACCCCCGCCTGCTCGCCGCAGGCGCACGCGTCGAGCGGTGCCACGACATCGAGGACGCCGAGCTCCTGCTCCTCGGCCACGAGGGCCGCTTCGGGGAGCCCCGCTCGGCGGCCGCCGCCTGGGCCAGGCTCACCGACGCCCCCGTACCGCCCGATCCGCGCCCGCGCGCCGCCGAACCCCGCGCCCAGGACTCCCTCTTCGACCCGCAGCCCGCCCCGGTCCCCCTGGACGCCCTGCTCGCCGTCCACGCCGACCAGGCGGAGCGGCTCGACGCCACCGCCCACCCCGACCGGATGCGGCTGCTCACCGCCGCCGAGTCGGCGGCCTTCCTCATCGCCGCCGAGATGAACCGCGTGGGCCTGCCCTGGCGGGCCGACGTGCACCGCGCCCTGCTGACCGAGCTGCTCGGTGAGCGGTACGCGGGTGGTGGGGAGCCCCGGCGCCTCGCCGAGCTGGCGGACCGCGTGTCCGCCGCCTTCGGCAGGCGCGTGCGCCCCGATCTGCCCGCCGACGTCATCAAGGCCTTCGCCGGGGCCGGGATCAAGCTCAAGTCCACCCGGCGCTGGGAGATCCAGGAGCTGGACCATCCCGCCGTCGAGCCGTTGATCGAGTACAAGAAGCTGTACCGGATCTACACCGCCCACGGCTGGGCCTGGCTCGCGGACTGGGTCCGGGACGGTCGCTTCCGCCCGGAGTTCATCCCCGGCGGCACCCTCACCGGCCGCTGGGTCACCAACGGCGGCGGGGCCCTGCAGATCCCCAAGGTGATCCGCCGGGCCGTGGTCGCCGACCCCGGCTGGCGGCTCGTCGTCGCGGACGCCGACCAGATGGAGCCGCGCGTGCTCGCCGCGATCTCCCGCGACCCCGCCTTCATGGAGGTCGCCGGGGAGGCCTCGGACCTCTACACCGCCGTCTCCCGCCAGGGCTTCTCCGGCGACCGGGAGAAGGCCAAGCTCGCCGTGCTCGGCGCCGTCTACGGCCAGACCTCCGGGGATGGCCTGAAGAACCTGGCCGCGCTGCGCCGCCGCTTCCCCCGGGCCGTCGCGTACGTGGACGACGCGGCGAAGGCCGGGGAGGAGGGCCGGCTCGTACGGACCTGGCTGGGCCGCACCTGCCCGCCGCCCGCCGGCTCCGGCGACGGGGACGAGGCCGGTGACGGCGGCGTCGACCCCGGCGAGGGGTACGGGGAGGGCGGGGCCGTGACCCCGCAGGACCGGGACGACGGCTGGACCCCGAGCTACGCCTCCACCAACACCCGGGCCCGCGGCCGGTTCACCCGCAACTTCGTCGTCCAGGGCAGTGCGGCCGACTGGGCCCTGCTGCTGCTCGCGGCCCTGCGGCAGGCGACCGCCGGAATGCGGGCCGAGCTGGTGTTCTTCCAGCACGACGAGGTGATCGTGCACTGCCCGGCCGAGGAGGCCGGGGCCGTCGTGGAGGCGATCCGGGCCGCCGGCGAACGGGCCGGCCGGATCGCCTTCGGCGACACCCCCGTCCGCTTCCCGTTCACGACGGCCGTCGTGGAGTGCTACGCGGACGCCAAGTGA
- a CDS encoding SigE family RNA polymerase sigma factor → MRQGRRDGFREFAAGRSGPLYRSACLLVGGDTHLAEDLVQETLGRMYQRWGRISRIDNPAAYAQTVLVRAFLTHQRRRSAGERPVGELPDTGAPAPGGGDPALRLTLLEALGRLAPKDRAVLVLRYWEDRSVEETADAMNASSAAVRTRTSRALARLREQLGGSLTAFVDR, encoded by the coding sequence ATGCGCCAGGGGCGCAGGGACGGGTTCCGTGAGTTCGCCGCGGGCCGCTCGGGCCCTCTGTACCGGTCGGCATGCCTGCTCGTGGGCGGGGACACCCACCTCGCGGAGGACCTGGTGCAGGAGACCTTGGGGCGGATGTACCAGCGGTGGGGCCGGATCTCCCGCATCGACAATCCGGCGGCCTACGCCCAGACGGTGCTGGTACGGGCCTTCCTCACGCACCAGCGCCGTCGTTCGGCGGGGGAACGACCGGTCGGGGAGCTTCCCGATACGGGTGCGCCCGCGCCGGGCGGCGGTGATCCGGCGCTGCGGCTGACGCTGCTGGAGGCGCTCGGGCGGCTGGCGCCCAAGGACCGGGCGGTGCTGGTGCTGCGCTACTGGGAGGACCGCAGCGTCGAGGAGACCGCCGACGCGATGAACGCCTCCTCGGCGGCGGTCCGTACCCGGACCTCGCGGGCGCTCGCCCGGCTGCGGGAGCAGCTGGGCGGCAGCCTCACCGCCTTCGTGGACCGCTGA
- a CDS encoding helix-turn-helix domain-containing protein, translating into MGRAVLVTAEASGSVVRRILLGSQLRRLRESRGITREAAGYSIRASESKISRLELGRVSFKARDVEDLLTLYGVTDSTERESLLGLVREANATGWWHSYGDVLPGWFQTYIGLEGAASLIRIYEVQFVHGLLQTEAYAHAVVSRGMPGATAAEVDRRVALRLERQKVLVSENAPVFHAVLDEAALRRPYGDREVMRGQLEHLIEVSQRPNVQLQVMPFSFGGHAGESGAFTLLRFPESDLQDIVYLEQLTSALYLDKGEEVGQYERAMERLQADCPDAERTRDLLRGLLQLS; encoded by the coding sequence ATGGGGAGGGCAGTACTAGTGACCGCAGAAGCAAGCGGTTCTGTGGTGCGCCGCATCCTCCTGGGCTCCCAGCTCAGGCGACTCCGAGAATCCCGCGGCATCACCCGTGAGGCGGCCGGCTACTCGATCCGCGCATCCGAATCGAAGATCAGCCGCTTGGAGTTGGGAAGGGTGAGCTTCAAGGCCAGAGACGTCGAGGACCTCCTCACGCTCTACGGAGTGACGGACAGCACGGAGCGCGAGTCGCTGCTCGGGCTGGTCCGGGAGGCCAATGCGACCGGCTGGTGGCACAGCTACGGCGACGTGCTGCCCGGATGGTTCCAGACGTACATCGGCCTGGAGGGCGCTGCCTCGCTCATCCGGATCTACGAAGTCCAGTTCGTCCACGGGCTGTTGCAGACCGAGGCGTACGCCCACGCCGTCGTCAGCCGCGGCATGCCCGGCGCCACCGCCGCCGAGGTCGACCGCCGCGTCGCCCTGCGCCTGGAGCGCCAGAAGGTCCTCGTCTCCGAGAACGCCCCCGTCTTCCACGCCGTCCTCGACGAGGCCGCGCTGCGCCGCCCGTACGGCGACCGCGAGGTCATGCGCGGTCAGCTGGAGCACCTCATCGAGGTCTCCCAACGGCCCAACGTGCAGCTCCAGGTGATGCCCTTCTCCTTCGGCGGACACGCGGGCGAGAGCGGAGCCTTCACCCTGCTGCGCTTCCCCGAGTCCGACCTCCAGGACATCGTCTATCTGGAACAGCTCACCAGTGCCCTCTACCTGGACAAGGGCGAGGAAGTGGGGCAGTACGAGCGGGCGATGGAACGGCTCCAGGCGGACTGCCCCGATGCCGAACGGACCAGGGATCTTCTCCGTGGTCTGCTCCAACTGTCTTGA
- a CDS encoding GNAT family N-acetyltransferase — MNGQAVQRDGRSPAEDSAPAVSVRAAGEADVEAAAVLFRGYLDFYEVDVEDPDAPRAFLAERIAKDESLVLLADVPEAGTVGFAQVYRGFSSLSLRTAWVLNDLYVAPAGRRTGAGRALLREVLRRAREAGVSGVQLETAYDNTVAQGLYEAEGFVREEFHVYFHDLG; from the coding sequence ATGAACGGTCAGGCAGTACAGCGGGACGGCCGGTCCCCGGCGGAGGACTCCGCTCCCGCGGTTTCGGTCCGCGCGGCGGGCGAGGCGGACGTCGAGGCCGCTGCCGTGCTGTTCCGCGGCTACCTCGACTTCTACGAGGTGGACGTCGAGGACCCGGACGCCCCGCGGGCCTTCCTGGCGGAGCGGATCGCCAAGGACGAATCGCTGGTGCTGCTCGCCGATGTCCCGGAGGCCGGAACGGTCGGCTTCGCGCAGGTCTACCGCGGGTTCTCGTCCCTCTCCCTGCGGACCGCCTGGGTCCTCAACGACCTCTACGTCGCCCCGGCCGGCCGCCGCACCGGAGCCGGCCGGGCGCTGTTGCGCGAGGTGCTGCGCCGGGCTCGCGAGGCCGGCGTGTCCGGCGTGCAGCTGGAGACCGCGTACGACAACACCGTCGCGCAGGGGCTGTACGAGGCGGAGGGCTTCGTCCGGGAGGAGTTCCACGTGTACTTCCACGACCTGGGCTGA
- a CDS encoding serine hydrolase domain-containing protein produces MTTRWRSATVAVAAAVLVAGSAGTGAGAVYARDAAAPVPAATVPAPTPTPASDGFAQLTPAVTRQLDAAIKKVLAEAKIPGVIVAVSAPGKGDYVRSFGIADKATGAPMTPNLNMRIGSVTKTFTVTALLELVDEGKVGLDDPIGKYIDGVPNGDRITLRELAGMRSGLFNYSADEDFYKALTSNPDRPFTPQELLGYSFKHPVLFEPNAKFYYCNTNLILLGLVVEKVSGVPLDRFIDQKVVAPAGLKHTVFPTGPEFPTPHAHGYTNQTASGKVEDATDWNPSWGWAAGAMISDLPDMRSWAKTLATGTLLTPATQAQRLDVVDALPGTGYGLGIFNVQGWIGHNGSLPGYGSLVLYLPESKATLVVLLNTDIGYQGQEPSTLFGEAITKIVTPDRVYTLPAQPAS; encoded by the coding sequence ATGACGACGCGCTGGCGCAGTGCCACCGTGGCCGTGGCGGCGGCCGTACTCGTGGCGGGGTCCGCGGGTACGGGGGCGGGTGCGGTGTACGCACGGGACGCGGCGGCCCCCGTGCCGGCCGCGACGGTTCCGGCGCCGACCCCGACACCCGCCTCGGACGGGTTCGCGCAGCTGACCCCCGCCGTCACCCGCCAGTTGGACGCCGCGATCAAGAAGGTGCTGGCGGAGGCGAAGATCCCCGGCGTGATCGTGGCCGTGTCGGCCCCGGGCAAGGGCGACTACGTACGGTCCTTCGGCATCGCCGACAAGGCCACGGGCGCGCCGATGACCCCGAACCTGAACATGCGGATCGGCAGCGTGACGAAGACCTTCACCGTGACCGCCCTGCTGGAGCTGGTGGACGAGGGGAAGGTCGGCCTGGACGACCCGATCGGCAAGTACATCGACGGCGTCCCGAACGGCGACCGGATCACCCTGCGCGAGCTGGCCGGGATGCGGAGCGGTCTGTTCAACTACTCGGCTGACGAGGACTTCTACAAGGCGCTGACCAGCAATCCCGACCGCCCCTTCACCCCGCAGGAGCTGCTCGGCTACTCCTTCAAGCACCCGGTGCTCTTCGAGCCGAACGCCAAGTTCTACTACTGCAACACCAACCTGATCCTGCTCGGGCTGGTGGTGGAGAAGGTCAGCGGCGTCCCCCTCGACCGCTTCATCGACCAGAAGGTCGTCGCGCCCGCCGGGCTGAAGCACACGGTGTTCCCCACGGGCCCGGAGTTCCCCACCCCGCACGCCCACGGCTACACGAACCAGACGGCCTCCGGGAAGGTCGAGGACGCCACCGACTGGAATCCCTCCTGGGGCTGGGCGGCCGGCGCGATGATCTCCGACCTCCCCGACATGCGCAGCTGGGCGAAGACCCTGGCGACCGGGACCCTGCTGACCCCCGCCACCCAGGCCCAGCGCCTCGACGTGGTCGACGCGCTCCCGGGTACGGGCTACGGCCTCGGCATCTTCAACGTCCAGGGCTGGATCGGGCACAACGGCTCACTGCCGGGCTACGGATCGCTGGTCCTCTACCTGCCGGAATCGAAGGCCACGCTGGTCGTACTGCTCAACACGGACATCGGGTACCAGGGCCAGGAGCCCAGCACCCTGTTCGGCGAGGCGATCACCAAGATCGTGACCCCCGACCGGGTCTACACGCTCCCCGCCCAGCCGGCGTCGTGA